One region of Streptomyces davaonensis JCM 4913 genomic DNA includes:
- a CDS encoding DUF4913 domain-containing protein, which translates to MSEAVLDAESADTAQDQEPGEVPAAHVDQGSAADGVRFILYLDGVEYDQALSQLAVWVGHFLLPVYGREVTSQAPWCPEWWRHKDAVALLYALWMAWCDLSDPAAGLTGPAIWHRDYLAHTMAQLRDPSGTFAGCKPGNHREKPFPVSDFR; encoded by the coding sequence ATGAGTGAGGCAGTCCTCGATGCCGAGTCCGCCGACACGGCTCAGGACCAGGAACCCGGCGAGGTGCCGGCAGCGCACGTGGACCAGGGATCCGCCGCAGACGGCGTCCGCTTCATCCTCTATCTGGACGGTGTGGAGTACGACCAGGCCCTGAGCCAACTGGCGGTATGGGTCGGTCATTTTCTCCTGCCCGTGTACGGAAGGGAGGTCACCTCGCAGGCTCCCTGGTGTCCCGAATGGTGGCGGCACAAGGACGCGGTCGCGCTGCTCTACGCCCTGTGGATGGCCTGGTGCGACCTGTCGGACCCGGCCGCCGGGCTGACCGGCCCCGCGATCTGGCACCGCGACTACCTGGCGCACACGATGGCCCAACTCCGGGACCCGTCGGGCACGTTCGCCGGCTGCAAGCCGGGCAACCACCGCGAAAAGCCCTTCCCTGTCTCGGACTTCCGCTGA
- a CDS encoding DUF418 domain-containing protein has product MLTATGRLSLTHYLTQSLVLCAVFTGVGLGWYDRVGAAEVVAGCAVLYAAQVALSAPLVQRCGRGPAEAVVRRATRRGSAARYRSDAVGGCRSH; this is encoded by the coding sequence GTGCTCACCGCGACGGGGCGGCTGTCGCTGACCCACTATCTGACCCAGTCGCTCGTGCTGTGCGCGGTGTTCACCGGCGTCGGCCTGGGATGGTACGACCGGGTGGGCGCGGCGGAGGTGGTGGCGGGGTGCGCGGTGCTGTACGCGGCGCAGGTGGCCCTGAGTGCGCCGCTGGTCCAGCGTTGTGGCCGGGGTCCGGCCGAGGCCGTCGTGCGGCGTGCCACCCGGAGGGGTAGTGCGGCCCGGTACCGGTCGGACGCGGTGGGCGGCTGCCGGTCACACTGA
- a CDS encoding type IV secretory system conjugative DNA transfer family protein — MSAGRGGARGPHDELTWAVAGVIVAALTLFSLAMLGGSLASLLTGHGFTHPPYALSTLMGLTISDPAAYWPSTPAWAVYTGMTAPLLLLTALVAVVTAALRRRDTTPGLAGRRELAGMCPDGITDRARSLRPTLKGRDRLDADETGNLLGDLMPNGPELRSSFEDVELDLMAPRAGKSTGIAIPRVLRAQGAVVLTSNKSDVYAVTRAQRENAGTVWTFDPQGIAHTPRGMWWNMLGECHTIEGARRLAGHFVASVNDDASKKDFWISAAQNTLTALFLAAARGGAAVQDLLAWLADPADRTPIDLLRDTGLDAMAEQLQGTVRGAVETRDGIYETARQTVSCLLDPEILAWVAPDPDLPEFRPDRHVAGRDTLYLLSKDGGGSAAGVIAGLADATLRAGVVAAERMGGRLDPPLTAVLDEAANVCRISDLPDLYSHFGSRGINVVTLLQSYRQGARVWGEAGMDALWSAATVKLLGAGLDDADFVQKISTLVGQHDVRTPSISRSRDGTSRSYSYRQEAVLPPDKIRALPKGTALLLATGVRPALIRLRPWFKEADVGVISAAAKAEEAAITQRAVAKLGGGTPVVEAMSADKE, encoded by the coding sequence GGCGGATCACTCGCCTCCCTGCTCACCGGCCACGGCTTCACCCACCCTCCCTACGCCCTGTCCACCCTGATGGGGCTGACCATCTCGGACCCGGCCGCGTACTGGCCGTCCACCCCCGCCTGGGCCGTCTACACCGGCATGACCGCGCCCCTGCTGCTCCTGACCGCACTCGTAGCCGTCGTCACCGCGGCCCTGCGCCGCCGCGACACCACGCCCGGGCTGGCGGGCCGCCGCGAACTCGCCGGCATGTGCCCCGACGGCATCACCGACCGGGCCCGCTCCCTGCGCCCCACCCTCAAGGGCCGCGACCGCCTCGACGCCGACGAGACCGGCAACCTGCTCGGCGACCTCATGCCGAACGGACCCGAACTGCGCAGCAGCTTCGAGGACGTCGAACTCGACCTCATGGCACCTCGCGCCGGAAAGTCCACCGGCATCGCCATCCCGCGCGTCCTGCGCGCCCAGGGCGCCGTCGTCCTGACCTCCAACAAGTCCGACGTCTACGCCGTCACCCGCGCCCAGCGCGAGAACGCCGGCACCGTGTGGACCTTCGACCCCCAGGGCATCGCCCACACCCCGCGCGGCATGTGGTGGAACATGCTGGGGGAGTGCCACACCATCGAAGGCGCCCGCCGGCTCGCCGGCCACTTCGTGGCATCCGTCAACGACGACGCCTCCAAGAAGGACTTCTGGATCTCCGCCGCCCAGAACACCCTCACCGCCCTGTTCCTGGCCGCCGCGCGCGGCGGCGCCGCCGTCCAGGACCTCTTGGCCTGGCTCGCCGACCCGGCCGACCGCACCCCCATCGACCTGCTGCGCGACACCGGACTGGACGCCATGGCCGAGCAGTTGCAGGGCACGGTCCGCGGCGCGGTGGAGACCCGCGACGGCATCTACGAGACCGCCCGCCAGACCGTCTCCTGCCTCCTCGACCCCGAGATCCTCGCCTGGGTCGCACCCGACCCCGACCTGCCCGAGTTCCGCCCCGACCGGCACGTCGCCGGACGCGACACCCTCTACCTGCTGTCCAAGGACGGCGGCGGCTCCGCCGCGGGCGTCATCGCGGGCCTCGCCGACGCCACCCTGCGCGCCGGAGTCGTCGCCGCCGAACGCATGGGCGGCCGCCTGGACCCGCCGCTGACCGCGGTCCTCGACGAGGCCGCCAACGTGTGCCGCATCTCCGATCTCCCCGACCTGTACTCACACTTCGGCTCCCGCGGCATCAACGTCGTGACCCTGCTGCAGAGTTACCGCCAGGGCGCCCGCGTGTGGGGCGAGGCGGGCATGGACGCCCTGTGGAGCGCGGCCACCGTCAAACTCCTCGGCGCCGGTCTCGACGACGCCGACTTCGTGCAGAAGATCTCCACCCTCGTCGGCCAGCACGACGTCCGCACCCCGAGCATCTCCCGCAGCCGCGACGGCACGTCACGCTCCTATTCCTACCGCCAGGAAGCCGTCCTGCCCCCGGACAAGATCCGCGCCCTCCCCAAGGGCACAGCCCTCCTCCTGGCCACCGGCGTCCGCCCGGCCCTGATCAGACTCCGCCCGTGGTTCAAGGAAGCCGACGTCGGGGTCATATCGGCGGCGGCGAAGGCGGAGGAGGCGGCCATCACCCAGCGGGCGGTGGCCAAACTGGGCGGCGGCACTCCGGTCGTCGAGGCGATGAGCGCTGACAAGGAGTGA
- a CDS encoding DUF418 domain-containing protein translates to MIGEQAVTEERAGAGRQPRSTARVEEADVLRGSALSGVLCFNALLMAGPYTVYGDGPAAGTPDHVAAWLVSAFVAGKFYPLFAFLFGYAFVQHMRACRAEGVACGPRHLRRTATLFTLGLLHAVLLYPGDILTTYAALALPLHADTVAAYREDALSVIGAHLHALPTALGTDLLYAPQVFAAFLTGLAAARLRLLERYGRDRRRLRAMVRRCLPLGVAGGVTTAVYSNGPLDERWFYVGHAMGVVTGPVLTAAYACGLLLWLSRPGGGAGLPVCSPRRGGCR, encoded by the coding sequence ATGATCGGCGAGCAGGCGGTGACCGAGGAACGAGCAGGGGCCGGCCGGCAGCCGCGCTCGACTGCGCGTGTCGAGGAAGCCGATGTGCTGCGCGGTTCCGCCCTGTCGGGAGTGCTGTGCTTCAACGCGCTGCTGATGGCGGGTCCTTACACCGTGTACGGCGACGGCCCGGCCGCGGGGACGCCCGACCACGTGGCGGCCTGGCTGGTGAGCGCCTTTGTGGCAGGGAAGTTCTATCCGCTGTTCGCATTCCTGTTCGGCTACGCCTTCGTCCAGCATATGCGTGCCTGCCGCGCGGAGGGCGTGGCGTGCGGACCGCGCCACCTACGGCGTACGGCCACGCTGTTCACCCTGGGCCTGCTCCACGCCGTGCTGCTGTACCCCGGCGACATCCTCACCACGTACGCGGCACTCGCGCTGCCGTTGCACGCCGACACGGTCGCGGCCTACCGGGAGGACGCGCTGTCGGTGATCGGAGCGCACCTGCACGCGCTGCCCACGGCCCTCGGCACGGATCTCCTCTACGCCCCGCAGGTGTTCGCCGCGTTCCTCACGGGCCTGGCGGCGGCCAGACTGCGGCTGCTCGAGCGCTACGGCCGCGACCGGCGCCGGCTGCGCGCGATGGTACGGCGCTGTCTGCCCCTCGGTGTCGCGGGCGGGGTCACGACCGCTGTCTACTCGAATGGGCCGCTGGACGAACGGTGGTTCTACGTCGGTCATGCGATGGGTGTGGTGACGGGGCCGGTGCTGACGGCCGCGTATGCCTGCGGGCTGTTGTTGTGGCTGTCGCGCCCGGGCGGCGGCGCCGGGCTGCCGGTGTGCTCACCGCGACGGGGCGGCTGTCGCTGA